The following proteins are encoded in a genomic region of Fusarium oxysporum f. sp. lycopersici 4287 chromosome 1, whole genome shotgun sequence:
- a CDS encoding acetylornithine aminotransferase, mitochondrial, with protein MALRLPLRARLASCATVARPRIVRRGFASLPNADVASDSKSAAIVNEHAPYMVATYARPPPVFVRGKGSWLWDAEDRKFLDFTAGIAVNGLGHCDPEFTRILKDQAQTLVHASNLYYNPWTGALSKLLVEKTLESGAMHNAASVFVCNSGSEANEAAIKFARKAGKVVDPSGEKVEIVSFNNGFHGRTMGSLSATPNPKYQKPFSPMVPGFKTGNYNDVAGINDLVTEKTCGVIVEPIQGEGGVTPATEEFLVALAKRCREVGAVLIYDEIQSGLGRTGSLWAHGNLPKEAHPDILTTAKALGNGFPIGAVLVTQDVSDKMKVGDHGTTFGGNPLACRLAHYIVGRLSDKQLQADVRAKSDIFKKRFAKLQSQYPDLVTEVRGRGLILGLQLSEDPTAIIKAARERGLLIISAGVNTLRFVPSLTVTDEEINQGLDIVEAAIAATR; from the exons ATGGCTCTGCGACTCCCCCTCCGAGCTCGATTGGCATCCTGCGCTACCGTTGCCCGTCCTCGGATCGTCCGCCGAGGTTTCGCTTCGCTACCAAATGCCGACGTCGCGTCCGATTCCAAGAGCGCTGCCATTGTGAACGAGCATGCGCCTTATATGGTCGCCACATATGCTCGTCCTCCGCCTGTGTTTGTCAGGGGAAAGGGTTCGTGGTTGTGGGATGCTGAGGATCGAAAGTTCTTGGACTTTACAGCTGGTATTGCTGTGAATGGCCTCGGCCATTGCGATCCTGAGTTTACTCGAATCCTGAAGGACCAG GCCCAAACTCTCGTTCACGCTTCCAACCTCTACTACAACCCATGGACGGGCGCCCTCTCCAAACTTCTCGTCGAAAAAACCCTCGAGTCAGGTGCCATGCACAATGCCGCATCAGTCTTCGTCTGCAACTCCGGTTCCGAAGCCAACGAAGCCGCTATCAAGTTCGCCCGCAAAGCCGGAAAGGTCGTCGATCCCTCAGGCGAGAAAGTCGAGATCGTCTCGTTCAACAATGGTTTCCACGGCCGAACCATGGGCAGCTTGTCCGCGACACCGAACCCCAAGTACCAGAAGCCCTTTTCGCCCATGGTCCCTGGCTTCAAGACGGGAAATTACAACGATGTTGCTGGTATCAATGATTTGGTCACTGAGAAGACATGTGGTGTTATTGTTGAGCCTATTCAGGGTGAGGGTGGTGTTACTCCTGCGACTGAGGAGTTCCTTGTTGCGCTTGCGAAGCGATGTCGTGAGGTCGGTGCTGTTCTTATCTATGATGAGATTCAGTCTGGTCTCGGCCGAACAGGAAGTCTCTGGGCTCACGGTAACTTGCCTAAGGAGGCTCACCCTGATATCCTCACAACAGCCAAGGCTCTCGGAAACGGATTCCCTATTGGCGCTGTGCTTGTGACGCAGGATGTCTCTGATAAGATGAAGGTCGGTGACCACGGTACTACTTTTGGCGGAAACCCTCTAGCCTGCCGTCTGGCGCACTACATCGTTGGTCGTCTCTCCGACAAGCAACTCCAAGCCGACGTTCGCGCCAAGTCCGATATCTTCAAGAAGCGCTTTGCCAAGCTCCAGAGCCAATATCCCGATCTTGTCACCGAGGTCCGTGGACGAGGTCTGATCCTGGGTCTGCAGTTGTCTGAGGATCCTACGGCCATTATCAAGGCTGCCCGTGAGCGGGGACTGCTCATCATTAGTGCGGGCGTCAACACATTGCGATTTGTGCCGAGCTTGACTGTTACAGATGAGGAGATTAACCAGGGATTGGATATTGTGGAGGCTGCTATTGCTGCTACTCGATAA
- a CDS encoding glutamate decarboxylase (At least one base has a quality score < 10) has protein sequence MSLVQHSESEAASPVPIIETDDQGRPVKTSTNGYFPSNGQHLPSSANGAVTSSFIDNMSHLSVVRARDDSDAASVRSTSSRTSRKPQMQLASYQDEFTTSVYGSRFAGMDLPRHHMPENEMPRDIAYRMIKDDLSLDNNPMLNLASFVTTYMEDEAEKLMAESFSKNFIDYEEYPQSADIQNRCVNMIGDLFHAPPGESVGTSTVGSSEAIMLAVLAMKKRWKNRRQAEGKSTEHPNIVMSSAVQVCWEKATRYFEIDEKLVYCTPDRFVMDPDEAVDLCDENTIGMCAILGTTYTGEYEDIKAINDLLVERNLDVPIHVDAASGGFVAPFVVPDLEWDFRCEKVVSINVSGHKYGLVYPGVGWVIWRSPEYLPQELVFNINYLGADQSSFTLNFSKGASQVIGQYYQLIRLGKHGYRAIMSNLTRTADYLTETLENLGFVIMSERSGAGLPLVAFRFKTVEEGGDPDRHYDEFALAHHLRSRGWVVPAYTMAPNSGVKMLRVVVREDFTKSRCDQLICDVKLCHGLLKETDQESIKKREEYIRNHISAMGRGKHSHPVYKDESHSLQGKTGKTHAIC, from the exons ATGAGTCTCGTACAACATTCAGAAAGTGAGGCTGCCTCACCTGTTCCCATCATCGAGACAGACGACCAAGGAAGACCTGTAAAGACAAGTACAAACGGTTATTTCCCCTCCAACGGCCaacatcttccttcttctgccaACGGAGCTGTTACTTCTTCGTTCATCGACAACATGTCTCATCTCTCCGTTGTCCGTGCCAGAGACGACTCTGACGCTGCGTCTGTTCGCTCCACGAGCTCTCGCACCTCGAGAAAGCCTCAGATGCAGCTTGCGAGCTACCAGGATGAGTTCACCACCAGCGTTTACGGCTCTCGCTTTGCGGGCATGGACCTCCCCAGGCATCATATGCCAGAGAACGAGATGCCCCGCGACATTGCCTATCGCATGATCAAGGATGATCTGAGTCTCGACAACAACCCCATGCTCAA CTTGGCATCCTTTGTCACTACTTACATG GAAGATGAGGCCGAAAAACTCATGGCGGAGTCCTTCtccaagaacttcatcgatTACGAGGAGTACCCTCAATCCGCCGATATTCAGAACCGCTGTGTCAACATGATCGGTGATCTCTTCCACGCGCCTCCTGGAGAATCAGTCGGTACATCTACTGTTGGTTCATCAGAAGCCATCATGCTTGCTGTCTTGGCCATGAAGAAGCGCTGGAAGAACCGCAGACAGGCTGAGGGCAAGAGCACGGAGCACCCCAACATCGTCATGTCCTCTGCTGTGCAGGTCTGTTGGGAAAAGGCTACTCGATATTTCGAGATTGACGAGAAGCTCGTCTACTGCACTCCTGATCGATTCGTCATGGATCctgatgaggctgttgatCTGTGCGACGAGAACACCATTGGCATGTGCGCTATTCTCGGAACTACTTACACTGGCGAGTATGAGGatatcaaggccatcaacgATCTCCTCGTCGAGCGGAATCTCGATGTGCCCATCCACGTCGATGCTGCCAGTGGCGGTTTCGTCGCGCCCTTCGTGGTCCCTGACCTAGAATGGGATTTCCGATGTGAAAAGGTCGTCTCTATCAATGTTTCAGGTCACAAGTACGGTCTTGTGTATCCTGGTGTTGGTTGGGTCATCTGGCGATCTCCCGAGTATCTCCCTCAAGAGCtcgtcttcaacatcaactacCTCGGAGCCGATCAATCCTCTTTCACTCTTAACTTCTCCAAGGGTGCATCACAGGTCATTGGTCAGTACTACCAGCTCATCCGTCTCGGCAAGCATGGTTACCGTGCTATCATGAGCAATCTCACCCGTACTGCCGATTACCTCACAGAAACCCTTGAGAACTTGGGTTTCGTCATCATGTCAGAACGATCTGGAGCTGGTCTCCCCCTCGTTGCCTTCCGCTTCAAGACTGTTGAAGAGGGCGGTGATCCTGATCGCCACTACGATGAGTTTGCTCTCGCTCACCACCTCCGTTCTCGAGGTTGGGTCGTCCCCGCTTACACCATGGCTCCCAACTCTGGTGTCAAGATGTTGCGTGTTGTTGTCCGAGAGGACTTCACAAAGAGTCGATGTGACCAGCTCATCTGCGATGTCAAGCTGTGCCACGGTCTTCTCAAGGAAACAGATCAGGAGTCCATCAAGAAGCGTGAGGAATACATCAGGAATCACATTTCTGCCATGGGTCGTGGAAAGCATTCCCACCCTGTTTACAAG GACGAGTCACATTCTCTCCAGGGCAAGACTGGCAAGACACATGCTATTTGCTAG
- a CDS encoding glutamate decarboxylase (At least one base has a quality score < 10), producing the protein MAESFSKNFIDYEEYPQSADIQNRCVNMIGDLFHAPPGESVGTSTVGSSEAIMLAVLAMKKRWKNRRQAEGKSTEHPNIVMSSAVQVCWEKATRYFEIDEKLVYCTPDRFVMDPDEAVDLCDENTIGMCAILGTTYTGEYEDIKAINDLLVERNLDVPIHVDAASGGFVAPFVVPDLEWDFRCEKVVSINVSGHKYGLVYPGVGWVIWRSPEYLPQELVFNINYLGADQSSFTLNFSKGASQVIGQYYQLIRLGKHGYRAIMSNLTRTADYLTETLENLGFVIMSERSGAGLPLVAFRFKTVEEGGDPDRHYDEFALAHHLRSRGWVVPAYTMAPNSGVKMLRVVVREDFTKSRCDQLICDVKLCHGLLKETDQESIKKREEYIRNHISAMGRGKHSHPVYKDESHSLQGKTGKTHAIC; encoded by the exons ATGGCGGAGTCCTTCtccaagaacttcatcgatTACGAGGAGTACCCTCAATCCGCCGATATTCAGAACCGCTGTGTCAACATGATCGGTGATCTCTTCCACGCGCCTCCTGGAGAATCAGTCGGTACATCTACTGTTGGTTCATCAGAAGCCATCATGCTTGCTGTCTTGGCCATGAAGAAGCGCTGGAAGAACCGCAGACAGGCTGAGGGCAAGAGCACGGAGCACCCCAACATCGTCATGTCCTCTGCTGTGCAGGTCTGTTGGGAAAAGGCTACTCGATATTTCGAGATTGACGAGAAGCTCGTCTACTGCACTCCTGATCGATTCGTCATGGATCctgatgaggctgttgatCTGTGCGACGAGAACACCATTGGCATGTGCGCTATTCTCGGAACTACTTACACTGGCGAGTATGAGGatatcaaggccatcaacgATCTCCTCGTCGAGCGGAATCTCGATGTGCCCATCCACGTCGATGCTGCCAGTGGCGGTTTCGTCGCGCCCTTCGTGGTCCCTGACCTAGAATGGGATTTCCGATGTGAAAAGGTCGTCTCTATCAATGTTTCAGGTCACAAGTACGGTCTTGTGTATCCTGGTGTTGGTTGGGTCATCTGGCGATCTCCCGAGTATCTCCCTCAAGAGCtcgtcttcaacatcaactacCTCGGAGCCGATCAATCCTCTTTCACTCTTAACTTCTCCAAGGGTGCATCACAGGTCATTGGTCAGTACTACCAGCTCATCCGTCTCGGCAAGCATGGTTACCGTGCTATCATGAGCAATCTCACCCGTACTGCCGATTACCTCACAGAAACCCTTGAGAACTTGGGTTTCGTCATCATGTCAGAACGATCTGGAGCTGGTCTCCCCCTCGTTGCCTTCCGCTTCAAGACTGTTGAAGAGGGCGGTGATCCTGATCGCCACTACGATGAGTTTGCTCTCGCTCACCACCTCCGTTCTCGAGGTTGGGTCGTCCCCGCTTACACCATGGCTCCCAACTCTGGTGTCAAGATGTTGCGTGTTGTTGTCCGAGAGGACTTCACAAAGAGTCGATGTGACCAGCTCATCTGCGATGTCAAGCTGTGCCACGGTCTTCTCAAGGAAACAGATCAGGAGTCCATCAAGAAGCGTGAGGAATACATCAGGAATCACATTTCTGCCATGGGTCGTGGAAAGCATTCCCACCCTGTTTACAAG GACGAGTCACATTCTCTCCAGGGCAAGACTGGCAAGACACATGCTATTTGCTAG
- a CDS encoding glutamate decarboxylase (At least one base has a quality score < 10), giving the protein MSLVQHSESEAASPVPIIETDDQGRPVKTSTNGYFPSNGQHLPSSANGAVTSSFIDNMSHLSVVRARDDSDAASVRSTSSRTSRKPQMQLASYQDEFTTSVYGSRFAGMDLPRHHMPENEMPRDIAYRMIKDDLSLDNNPMLNLASFVTTYMEDEAEKLMAESFSKNFIDYEEYPQSADIQNRCVNMIGDLFHAPPGESVGTSTVGSSEAIMLAVLAMKKRWKNRRQAEGKSTEHPNIVMSSAVQVCWEKATRYFEIDEKLVYCTPDRFVMDPDEAVDLCDENTIGMCAILGTTYTGEYEDIKAINDLLVERNLDVPIHVDAASGGFVAPFVVPDLEWDFRCEKVVSINVSGHKYGLVYPGVGWVIWRSPEYLPQELVFNINYLGADQSSFTLNFSKGASQVIGQYYQLIRLGKHGYRAIMSNLTRTADYLTETLENLGFVIMSERSGAGLPLVAFRFKTVEEGGDPDRHYDEFALAHHLRSRGWVVPAYTMAPNSGVKMLRVVVREDFTKSRCDQLICDVKLCHGLLKETDQESIKKREEYIRNHISAMGRGKHSHPVYKVSHLCSMTIVH; this is encoded by the exons ATGAGTCTCGTACAACATTCAGAAAGTGAGGCTGCCTCACCTGTTCCCATCATCGAGACAGACGACCAAGGAAGACCTGTAAAGACAAGTACAAACGGTTATTTCCCCTCCAACGGCCaacatcttccttcttctgccaACGGAGCTGTTACTTCTTCGTTCATCGACAACATGTCTCATCTCTCCGTTGTCCGTGCCAGAGACGACTCTGACGCTGCGTCTGTTCGCTCCACGAGCTCTCGCACCTCGAGAAAGCCTCAGATGCAGCTTGCGAGCTACCAGGATGAGTTCACCACCAGCGTTTACGGCTCTCGCTTTGCGGGCATGGACCTCCCCAGGCATCATATGCCAGAGAACGAGATGCCCCGCGACATTGCCTATCGCATGATCAAGGATGATCTGAGTCTCGACAACAACCCCATGCTCAA CTTGGCATCCTTTGTCACTACTTACATG GAAGATGAGGCCGAAAAACTCATGGCGGAGTCCTTCtccaagaacttcatcgatTACGAGGAGTACCCTCAATCCGCCGATATTCAGAACCGCTGTGTCAACATGATCGGTGATCTCTTCCACGCGCCTCCTGGAGAATCAGTCGGTACATCTACTGTTGGTTCATCAGAAGCCATCATGCTTGCTGTCTTGGCCATGAAGAAGCGCTGGAAGAACCGCAGACAGGCTGAGGGCAAGAGCACGGAGCACCCCAACATCGTCATGTCCTCTGCTGTGCAGGTCTGTTGGGAAAAGGCTACTCGATATTTCGAGATTGACGAGAAGCTCGTCTACTGCACTCCTGATCGATTCGTCATGGATCctgatgaggctgttgatCTGTGCGACGAGAACACCATTGGCATGTGCGCTATTCTCGGAACTACTTACACTGGCGAGTATGAGGatatcaaggccatcaacgATCTCCTCGTCGAGCGGAATCTCGATGTGCCCATCCACGTCGATGCTGCCAGTGGCGGTTTCGTCGCGCCCTTCGTGGTCCCTGACCTAGAATGGGATTTCCGATGTGAAAAGGTCGTCTCTATCAATGTTTCAGGTCACAAGTACGGTCTTGTGTATCCTGGTGTTGGTTGGGTCATCTGGCGATCTCCCGAGTATCTCCCTCAAGAGCtcgtcttcaacatcaactacCTCGGAGCCGATCAATCCTCTTTCACTCTTAACTTCTCCAAGGGTGCATCACAGGTCATTGGTCAGTACTACCAGCTCATCCGTCTCGGCAAGCATGGTTACCGTGCTATCATGAGCAATCTCACCCGTACTGCCGATTACCTCACAGAAACCCTTGAGAACTTGGGTTTCGTCATCATGTCAGAACGATCTGGAGCTGGTCTCCCCCTCGTTGCCTTCCGCTTCAAGACTGTTGAAGAGGGCGGTGATCCTGATCGCCACTACGATGAGTTTGCTCTCGCTCACCACCTCCGTTCTCGAGGTTGGGTCGTCCCCGCTTACACCATGGCTCCCAACTCTGGTGTCAAGATGTTGCGTGTTGTTGTCCGAGAGGACTTCACAAAGAGTCGATGTGACCAGCTCATCTGCGATGTCAAGCTGTGCCACGGTCTTCTCAAGGAAACAGATCAGGAGTCCATCAAGAAGCGTGAGGAATACATCAGGAATCACATTTCTGCCATGGGTCGTGGAAAGCATTCCCACCCTGTTTACAAGGTAAGTCATTTATGCTCTATGACAATTGTTCATTAA